AGGATATCATAAAAATCCGCTGAGAGCGTTTGATCGGACGCTCTCTTAATCGCGGATTTTTAGGATACAAAAAGGCGCTGTATCTCGCAACTAAAGTAATGAGTTTTAGCGCCTTTTTTGTATAATCTCTGCTGAAAAATGCGAGGAAGGACAAGAATGGCAAGAATGCATTCAAGAAGGAAAGGAAAAGCCGGAAGCAACAAGCCGAAGGAAGCAACCAAAAAAAGCTGGATAAGATACGCTCCCAAGGAAGTTGAAATGCTTGTTGCAAAGCTCGGAAAAGAAGGCAAGAGCGGCTCAGAGATAGGAATGATTTTAAGGGACACATACGGAATCCCTGATGTAAAGGCTCTCACAGGAGAGACAATCTCAAAGATACTCGGAGACAAGAAGCTCCTCCCAAAGCTCCCTGAAGACCTTATTGCGCTCCTCAGAAGGATAGTCCTGATAAGGAAGCACATTGAGAAAAATGCAAAAGACCAGAGCGCAAAGAGAGGGCTGATACTCACTGAGTCAAAAATCAGAAGGCTTGTCAAATACTACAAGATAACAGGAAAGGTTCCTGTTGAATGGAAGTATGAGCCTGAAAAGATAAGGCTTTACATAGAGTAAGCGCCTTAAATTATTTTATTATTTTTTATAATATTTTTCATTATTTTATTATTTTTAATCTGATTATCTGAATTATATTCTTTTTAACTTATTTTGCAGATACAATATATTTAATAAGCGGCTTCCTTAATTTCAGATTCTGCTTTACTGCGAATCTGTGCGGTTTTAATTTTAAGAGGTGGATAGGAAATTGGGCGATGTTGAAGAGTGCAGGGCAAAGGACTCTCTTGAAGCATTCATGAAGAATGTAAAGATTGCTGCTGATGAATTTCTGGCGCTTGACAAGGGGGAAACAATAAGGCTTGTGTCCCACCTTGACTGCGACGGAATAAGCGCTGCATCAATAATGATAAGGATGCTGAACCGGCTCAACCGCAGATACGCCCTTTCCATAATTCCCCAGCTGGATGAAAAGGCAATATCCGAGCTTTCCAGGGAAAACTACAAAACCTTCTTCTTTACAGACATAGGCTCGGGGCAGATTTTCAGGATAAGAAAGTTCATGAAAGAGAAAAAAGTATTCATACTTGACCACCACGACATTGAAAGAAATTCTGAAGAATCTGAAAAATCAGACGGAATAGTTCATTTAAACCCCCACCTTTCGGGAATAGACGGCGATTCGGAAATATCAGGAGCAGGCGTTGTATTCCTTTTCGCAACTGAGATTGACAAGAAAAATGAGGACATGGCGCACATTGCGCTTATAGGCGCTATCGGGGACATACAGGACAGGAACGGATTCTCAGGCATAAACTTATCCATCATAAAAACCGCTGAAAAAAACGGCAGGATTAAAGTGGAAAAGGGATTAAGGCTCTTCGGAGCCCAGACAAAGCCCATCCACAAGCTCCTTGAGCAGAGCACAGACTTCTTCATTCCCGGAATTACAGGCTCTGAAAGCAGCTCAATACAATTCCTGAAAAGCCTTGGGATAAATCCCAGGAACAGCGAAGGGAGCTGGAAAAAACTCCCAAATCTTTCAAGTGAAGAAATGAAAAAGCTTGTTACAGGAATAATCCTT
The nucleotide sequence above comes from Candidatus Woesearchaeota archaeon. Encoded proteins:
- a CDS encoding 30S ribosomal protein S15; translated protein: MARMHSRRKGKAGSNKPKEATKKSWIRYAPKEVEMLVAKLGKEGKSGSEIGMILRDTYGIPDVKALTGETISKILGDKKLLPKLPEDLIALLRRIVLIRKHIEKNAKDQSAKRGLILTESKIRRLVKYYKITGKVPVEWKYEPEKIRLYIE
- a CDS encoding DHH family phosphoesterase codes for the protein MGDVEECRAKDSLEAFMKNVKIAADEFLALDKGETIRLVSHLDCDGISAASIMIRMLNRLNRRYALSIIPQLDEKAISELSRENYKTFFFTDIGSGQIFRIRKFMKEKKVFILDHHDIERNSEESEKSDGIVHLNPHLSGIDGDSEISGAGVVFLFATEIDKKNEDMAHIALIGAIGDIQDRNGFSGINLSIIKTAEKNGRIKVEKGLRLFGAQTKPIHKLLEQSTDFFIPGITGSESSSIQFLKSLGINPRNSEGSWKKLPNLSSEEMKKLVTGIILMRLEEKNPEDILGQVYTILGEEEESPLRDAKEFSTLLNACGRMGKASFGIGACLGDSRAKQQALSTLVDYKKEIMKSLKWYEENRESKAVVSGDGFMIINASDKVIPTVIGTMASIISKSGMIPEGTIIVSMAQAESGKTKVSGRVAGRKQSEHDMSAVMRKITSIAGGEAGGHRNASGAVIQTENEEKFIAAAQSVLSNICKEEKVF